TGTTACAGATgcgaaaaaaaaagacaataaaataagtatgaaaggaaggagaaggaaaaactACTTGGTGACTACAGGTCGACAGGTAGATGAACAAGAACCTTGCATCTTCAAATCAGTTTGTAGAAGTACATGAAGAGAGGGATatgagggataaaaaaaaaaatcgccaCACATTTGTCGTGTGTAAAGACTTCTTGATTTGTGTGGTTGCAGCTGCACTGAGCCGGAGGAGAGGCGCAGGCTGTGGCAGCTCGATTTTCGATTCATCCCATGAGTTCTGCTCTGAGATGACGTCCACAAGGACTTGCTTCCAACCTGTGACCTCTGTGGTCTCAGATGACGAATGAGGACTTGTGTCGGAAATCGCCCTGAAAGcggaaaaagattttttttaaaaatacggTCAATTACGGCGGATAAAAAAAGAATTCCTATCCGTTGTTGTCTTTTCCAAACAAACCTCATCCTCCGTCCTGACGTAATCCACCCCGTCTCCTTTGGCCGGGGTTTTGTAGCTGTGGAAAAGAACAGAGGAGGTAACAACACCGGTACAACCCTGCGGGGCCAACACATGCACGAATGCATAGACCAACATTTGGTCGCAGACACGAGTTCCTGGGATGTATCCACCCCCTCCCAATGTTATTTATAAATTGTTTATGGATTCTAAAATTGACAGTGTTCAGCTCCCCAGCTTCTAAATGTCAGCGAATGTCAATTTCCAAACATGTCTCGCTTCACACTAAATCACTTCAAATGAACTGCTAGACAAAGGTTTTCACATGTGAGCAGCATATgtgaaatatatacacacacacacacaaaatcattttcataatttacTCACTTGTTTCCTGTCTGTTTTTGGCTGGCAAAGTAGCCCCTCTTATACGCACAACAGATGCCAACTGTTATGCACAACAGGACCACCACGACCACTAAGACTCCAAGGATTATCCCGGCGACGTTGATGTCGTCTGCATGACAAAACAGAGCTTTTAGTAAGCTCTACTCGAACCTTCAACAATGCACCATCATTGCCAAATGCTGAAATCGATAGAAATGTTCACTTTCGGAAGGCAAGGTTGGATATGCAaactttatattattatattatataacagCTGCTTAAAGAGATATGTAAATTCGGCGTGTGACGCTTTAATGAACAGAGGGGCGAGGAACTCACAGACTTCCATCTTCTGTGGTCCGCATTCGGAGAAGCCAGCGTCATTTTTGGCTCGACAGTAGTAATTCCCAGCATCCTCCTTTCTCACCGCGCTGAATCGCTGCAAAACACGacaaatgtgtttgttgttgAGTAAACAGGAAAGAAAATGGAGAAGGATTTCTGTTCCTTTCCTTACCACGGACATGCCATGTGTATAAAGAAATTCAGAACAGTAAAACATTAGaactttttttgtaatctgTGGGACACAGTTCTGGAGACCAAACACATCACAAAACTCGTCATGGTGTCACTTGTCAGTCTGTCACCAAAACCGACTCTTATTATAGGCCAGGGATGAAAATACTGAAAAAGCAGATTATAATTTCTTCTGACCTTTAGTATACgtacatttttttcacaatttatttaaatttatcaGAGCAGTACATCAGAAcagtaaatgtttaaaatgttttactggCCAAAACGTACcataaatgtatgaaaatattttcattttgtataaTTTACTTAGTTGTAGGAGTTTAGAGGACTGACTGTCAGTGCCCTGCAGAACACACTGACGTCCTCTCGGGAGCACAAATCACCCTTGTCCCGTTAAAGGCCGGCGAGCTGTCCAGCCTTCGGGGCTGCTGGGTGTGAAGGTTGGTCGGACGATGGGTTACCTAAGGGCAATTGGTGCAGCATGGAGCTCTGGAATGTGCCAATGAGGACAGCAGATTCCCCTCGAGGCTGCACCCCTCCCTGCAGCCACACGTTGACTCCCTCTCCAAAAATATCACCCCCCCTTCTGTAGCAACACCACGCCCATTTCTCCCACATCCATCCCCTTATCAAACCTGACCTCCGTCTTACCAGCACGCCCGTCTCCGTGTTGAGAGTGTATGAACTGTTAAGGAATCTGGGGCTGGTCTTGGGGTCTTCGGGAATCTCCTCCTTGTCACGGAACCACTGGTACTGGGATTTGGGGTAGCCCTCCTTCTCCTCACAGCTGAGCTCCGCAGATTTGCCCACAGGAACAGACTTGGGCACTGAGCACTTGGGAACCACTGGCTTtactgcacagacacacacacacaccaatttttaaaattaatataaatgtataaaagtgatcaaagaacaaaaaaacacttttttcccAGAGCATCCCTGTGACATGCGGTACATAACTGTCGCCTAAAGTCAGCTCTCACTGCTCCACCCGGAAACAATCCCATCCCTGCACCGGCCTAACATGCCGCTCTCTCCGTTTTTAGCTCGCTGTTACAACGAGACGCATCTTTAGTGGGTGTCGGCTTACAACCGAGCTGAAGCCACACCCTCAGAGCACCACAAACCAAACCATCCCAAAACACGTCCACGCCTTTTTTGGACATGTTCCCCTCTGCGTCTAGCACAATTATCGATTCGATTGGTTAGGCTGGAAACTTGAaatataaattcatatttttattttgcctttAAAGGATACTTACCTCTTACCACAAGCTCGATTATAACCTCATCAAAGGATCTCTGGTCGTTGGCGGCTGTGACTTCACAGCGATAAGACGCTGTGTCTAATCTCGTTGCGTTGAGTATCACTAAACTGGCAGGCTCCCTGATCTTTGCTCTGTGTTCCAAATCACCtacaggaaagagagagagaaacattttaaatggaagCACAAGTCACACAATGGTCGATCAACCTGCCCATCTTGACATCACATAGTCACATATTTGAATTTCCATTACAGTTGAAAATCCGCCGAACTGCACCCTGCCTGGTCCCATCACCAGCTGAATCAGAAGCTTCTAGATTtaactctgttttttttcttaccacTTACTTCCACTGTTAACTTGAGCAAGACATTAAACCCTGAGTCGCTCTGAggaggagtggcccctgtatcTATTGTAATCAGCTCGAATTGGCTCATCGGGTACATGGTGCGCAATCATGTAAAAGCTCCACCtccaaatgtgatttttttaaataccttttCCTCATCTATGGTCCACCCCCACccaaaatgaaaacatatcATGACTCGGTCTGCAagatccatctttttttttaatttacatgaCTAGACTCTAACCCTGTTTAGAATTAGACTACCAGAAAAGCATGGCAGTGACTGGTCACCCACAGAAACTCAAGCCTGTTTGGACTGATGGCTCATCTGATAGCACCCACGACCCCGTTCACCCATGGTGTCACAGCTGATTTAGGTGTGAGACCCCTCTCAATGTGGCAGAAACCAGTGACACTGACATCATGGTAGGATGTTGGTGTCTTGTAGGTAGGAGGGATGTGGACACACTAGAGGTCATCCAGATGATCATAACAAGGTACATGCCATTTTAACAGTCTGTACATCTGCATTGTTGGATtatttttgaattttgaataaaGGTATAGTGTGTACTCAGCATGCActgcaaaaatatcaataaacaaaaaacaaattaattcaTAAGCAATTAATGTAGTTACCTGCCATTCTTTTCTCAAAATAGACATAACTGGGCTTCCCATCTTTGATTTTCTTCCACTCGATTCTGGGATGGGTTGTGGAGATTGACTCTATCAAGCAGGACAGTTCGATGGCTACAGGAGTGGGAAAAACAAGAGATTTAGTCTTTTTATTTCCGATTCAGCTCAAACATTTATCTAGCGTACTCACTGTCAAATTCATTGGCCCACGGTGTTTTATTCGTTGTTTTTAACGTCACAGCCAGTATCATGATCCagcctgaaaaacacacacaataatgaaTCAGCATGAATCATTCAAAACAGCTTTGCGTTCCTGGAACTCCAGGTGGTTTCACTCCGAGACACAAATACGGCATGTCTGTAACAGTAACCCCTTCCAAAAAGAAATTTCCAGAAAGTCAATTAACACCCAGGGGCCTAGACTGCAGTGCCAGCGCACCGCCCAGTCGCATTCCTTAGACCCCAGCAACGCTGCCCGGAGCTGCTACTGGCCATTTTTAGTCTGGCTCTAAAGACAAATGCTTGATCTGGTGGACGCGGCATCCGCGTGGGAGGTGAACAATCGTGCGGAGAGGTGGGGATGTGCTCGGGCCCAGCAGCTGTCACGCATCTCTGGGAAGGTAATTTATTCAGTCAAACAGCGGTACGCAACCAAGGTTGTGTCCCTGTGACCGAGTACGTTTGGGCTGCAAATGACACAGTTTAGCTTGGAGGAGATGCTGAATCATCCCTCTCAGGAAAAGCAACAAGTGTTCAACGTAGGAACTCTTTTCTTGACATTTCTTggtaaacaaataaaatatttcttacaGATGTAATTACCTTTTACTGGCTtagctttttttcattttgtaatatttgtgaCAAGGACAAGCAGCGATATTTGATGATCAGTTGGCCAGTAGGACAACTCTGTCTCCAAATCTAACACGTTGAGGAGGTGAGGGGGCGGGTCCATGGAGTGTCCAGCATATCTCAGGCCCATCTGTTCCACCCCTTCAATTCCCATCGAGGAGGTGATTAAAGATTACTTTGATCCTCTGGAGAGACTCCTCTTGTAAAGTGCAGAGGCTCCTTATTGTGCCAAAATCAGCCATCAACTGTCAGGACCGAGTCCAGGCGGATGTACTCCATCCTCCTCAGCTGTCGCTACGACCCTGGGATACTGGGCCAGACTGGGATAGTCACACTCCGTTTCTGTCAAACACCACTGATTGGCCAAGACTTTGGCCCGCCTGGCTCTCTTTCAGCGATCACTCTGCTTTTAGCTGAGGTAGGGTGTCACCAGAGGAATAATATTAGTGCTCTTATAGGAAAGGAAGAGACACTTCCATAAAATGATACTGTTGGCAAAAAGACAATGAGCTCACACGGCCTTGACCTCCATCTTGCAGAGTGGCTGGGATATGGAAAACAAGCAGGGCGTGGCATCTGGTTTTGCTCGCCTTCAACGCAATGCTGTCGGAGTCTTAAGTGCACCAGGGTGCATTAAAAAGAGAAGAGCGCATTTAGGAGTATTTTATCATCAGACTCCGCCATGTGGAGAACTGCCACACCGAGTTAGTAGCAGCCGAGGGGAAGCAGTGTGAGAGAGAAGACTCGGCTTGTCAAAtgcacctctcacacacacacacacacacacacacacacacactcgggcGCTGCCTCACAGTCTGACAGCTCCTCTCAGCCGGGTCAGCGATGGGCTCCCTGTTCGGGCAGCAGTGGCTCAAGGCGGGTACAGGCCTTGATGGCCTGGTATGGACTGACCCCCCACTTTTCAGTGGCTTCGGGAGTCACCCCAAGGTCACATTTCAGTCAAGTAGATTTCTGGATCTTCACTACCTCTCAGGTACCACCTCTCAGGTCGCTGCGTTACATCTGCATTGTTGCCCACATTGCTGCACCTTTCCACAGAAGTTctccagaggaaaaaaagagctgaAGTGTTCGTGGCCCTAAGgattaaatttcattttaattttggtGGCGCGTCCTGCACGCTTTGATTCACATCTCACGTTAGGGCTgctgacacaaacacatgaacCCCAAACGAAATCTGCGGTGTGACCCTGAAACCGAACATTAACTACAGACTACAGTTTTGGAGCTTACTAGTTTACTAGCTCCAGTCTGAAGCTTCTGTTATACATAGAATACGTGTAAATATAGTGATTTAGGAGGAAAAGGTCCACCATGTATATTCATTGCTAATTAATTAATACACTTAATGAATACACATGAATAGAATCACAATCGAAATGTGTACACTACACCAAACCGCAATAATGACAGCATTATAATAATGATTTtgctcattcattttaatagtGTGGCATAGAGGTACTGTAGTACAATATTGGGATATACTGTAATTTAAAGCAGTATAATGAATGCAATATAACCAGGTTTGTAACCTGTGACATGTTCATCAAACTTCCATTGCTGGACCCATCACTCTAAAGGCTTTCAACTATGCTAAAGTTTGCTATGCTATGCTAACACCGCTAATGATGCTTTGTGGAATTGCTCTTGATTAGCAAGcgaaaaaatgtttcaaatgtccAGTTAATGTTGGTATAGTGTTACTTTTGAAGCATATTATTCATGTTATTTCTCGAAAATAAGGtcataaaataaagataacCCGAATGAAGTTGCTCTGTGCAATAAAATGCCAATATGCTAATTTACCAATTTGTATATCTAAAAGTAAATTTTTCAGAAAAGTAATGGTTATGATGTTAATACACAGAAGAGATACATATATGACTgtaattttactgtaatgttacAATATCTTTTGAACAGATGATTGATGGCTGCTTTATATAAGACTAGTATGTTTTCTTCAAAAAGCCAAAAGAGCTAAGAGGCAAAACACACATTGAGGTCAAGCTTGTAGagtatttttttcctggacAGACAAGACTGTACAGACAATTCTTTGTCCTTTTCTCAGAATGTTTTTTAATGGCGTCCAATGGCTGAGTGAGTTTGACAGTCCTGTAAACTCTCACAAAGACCACCATAGAAACAGTTGAAGTCATggaaaaaatgtgtgaaaacaaGTCAGAGTCCATCACATTCCTGCTGGACGTGCGATTGTGGACGTCCGGGCAACTGAAGTATAAGCATGTGAATGGGCTGAAGACACAAgtggtgaatgtgtgtatt
The window above is part of the Denticeps clupeoides chromosome 6, fDenClu1.1, whole genome shotgun sequence genome. Proteins encoded here:
- the jam3b gene encoding junctional adhesion molecule 3B, with the protein product MYRRRQHCIESKMALTRLPGALLLLSLHCWIMILAVTLKTTNKTPWANEFDTIELSCLIESISTTHPRIEWKKIKDGKPSYVYFEKRMAGDLEHRAKIREPASLVILNATRLDTASYRCEVTAANDQRSFDEVIIELVVRVKPVVPKCSVPKSVPVGKSAELSCEEKEGYPKSQYQWFRDKEEIPEDPKTSPRFLNSSYTLNTETGVLRFSAVRKEDAGNYYCRAKNDAGFSECGPQKMEVYDINVAGIILGVLVVVVVLLCITVGICCAYKRGYFASQKQTGNNYKTPAKGDGVDYVRTEDEGDFRHKSSFVI